One region of Hymenobacter sediminicola genomic DNA includes:
- a CDS encoding TonB-dependent receptor plug domain-containing protein encodes MDFFSGNRLPFALGLLLSSTATATAQSAADVLAPVRGQVTDAAAAPVPGAVVRWLGSTTTTTTTNNAGQFALPRPARAEASKLVINALGYRADTVAVATSGSPYVRVSLKPGTELGEVKVEARAPSYSSLTPTNTQVITARDLTKSACCNLAESFETNAAVEVSTTDAVSGAKQIQLLGLDGAYSLLTVDNLPALRGLATPYRLGYLSGTWIESIDIIKGMGSVVNGYESMSGQVNVRLKEPDKSERLLFNAYGNDLGKFDLNLNLAAPVSKKVSTVFLLHSDHLGRRVDRNKDGFMDLPLATQYNVFNKWKYKSDKGLISEIGVGALRETREGGQVDFRADEANAFERNYGFTGRTNRYTGFAKTSYTWPGRPYQSLGLLLSGTHHSFNSTYSYGQFLSGSTLRTTRAYDGTQQTGLATLLFQSVLGTTAHTYRLGLSYLHDDYREFFGSGIIYPTETAEQRYARQHRNRLENVPGAFAEYTYQNSRNLTLVGGLRLDRHNLYGWQFTPRLNVKYDAAKNTVLRLAAGTGFRVANPIADNSGVLLSSREFVIAPDLRPEKAWNVGGSVTQYFTLAGRPATLIADYYHTAFQNQVVADMYTSPTVLEISNLSADGRSFSRSFQTELQVEPVKGLTAKAAYKYLDVRTTYDGQLLPKPLTAPHRLFFNVGYATAFDKWRADFTVQGFGQRPLAHNPASMGHQHGSGEMELPYAPRFALLNTQVTRAFKRFEVYAGVENLTNYRQPNPIQSAAAPFEQAFDAAMVWGPTYGRLTYAGLRFRLE; translated from the coding sequence ATGGATTTTTTCTCCGGAAACCGGTTGCCGTTTGCGCTTGGCCTCCTGCTGAGCAGCACCGCCACCGCTACCGCCCAATCGGCAGCTGATGTACTGGCCCCAGTCCGGGGGCAGGTAACTGACGCCGCTGCCGCTCCCGTACCGGGTGCTGTGGTCCGCTGGCTAGGCAGCACTACCACCACCACTACCACCAACAATGCGGGCCAGTTCGCCTTACCTCGCCCGGCCCGTGCTGAAGCCAGCAAACTGGTTATCAATGCCCTTGGCTACCGTGCCGATACGGTAGCTGTGGCTACTTCCGGCTCGCCCTATGTGCGTGTATCCCTGAAGCCGGGCACTGAGCTAGGCGAAGTGAAAGTGGAAGCCCGCGCCCCCTCCTACTCCTCGCTGACGCCGACCAACACACAGGTTATTACGGCCCGCGACCTGACAAAATCGGCGTGCTGCAACTTGGCGGAAAGCTTCGAGACGAATGCTGCCGTTGAGGTTTCCACAACGGATGCTGTGTCGGGGGCCAAACAGATTCAGCTGCTTGGCCTTGATGGGGCCTACTCGCTGCTGACCGTGGACAACCTGCCTGCTTTGCGCGGGCTGGCCACCCCCTACCGCTTGGGCTACCTTTCCGGAACCTGGATTGAGAGCATCGATATTATCAAGGGCATGGGCTCCGTAGTGAATGGCTACGAAAGCATGTCGGGGCAGGTGAACGTGCGCCTGAAGGAGCCCGATAAGTCGGAACGTCTGCTGTTCAATGCGTACGGCAATGACTTAGGCAAATTTGACCTCAACCTGAATCTGGCAGCGCCGGTCAGCAAGAAGGTCAGTACCGTTTTCCTACTCCACTCCGACCACCTGGGCCGCCGCGTCGACCGGAACAAGGATGGATTTATGGATCTGCCGCTGGCTACGCAATACAACGTATTCAACAAGTGGAAATACAAGTCTGACAAAGGCCTCATCAGCGAAATTGGGGTGGGTGCACTGCGCGAAACCCGGGAAGGTGGCCAGGTAGATTTTCGGGCAGACGAGGCTAACGCGTTTGAGCGCAACTACGGCTTCACGGGCCGTACCAACCGCTATACTGGCTTTGCCAAAACATCCTACACTTGGCCCGGCCGGCCGTACCAGAGCCTGGGGCTGCTGCTCAGCGGCACACACCACAGCTTCAACTCTACCTATTCCTACGGGCAGTTTCTGAGCGGCAGCACCTTGCGCACCACCCGCGCCTACGATGGCACCCAGCAGACGGGATTGGCCACGCTGCTCTTCCAGAGCGTATTGGGCACTACAGCGCATACCTACCGCCTGGGCCTAAGCTACCTGCACGATGACTACCGGGAGTTTTTCGGTTCCGGCATCATCTACCCCACAGAAACTGCGGAGCAACGCTATGCCCGTCAGCACCGCAACCGCCTCGAAAACGTGCCGGGTGCCTTCGCAGAATACACCTATCAGAACTCCCGCAACCTGACGCTGGTAGGCGGCCTGCGCCTCGACCGCCACAACTTATACGGCTGGCAGTTTACCCCCCGGCTTAATGTGAAGTACGACGCGGCCAAAAACACCGTGCTCCGGCTGGCAGCCGGTACGGGCTTCCGGGTAGCCAACCCTATTGCCGACAACAGCGGCGTGCTGCTTAGCTCCCGTGAGTTTGTTATTGCGCCTGATCTGCGGCCTGAAAAAGCTTGGAACGTGGGCGGCAGCGTCACGCAGTATTTCACGCTTGCCGGCCGGCCGGCCACGCTCATCGCCGACTATTACCATACTGCGTTCCAGAATCAGGTGGTGGCCGACATGTATACGTCGCCAACCGTTCTGGAAATCAGCAATCTGTCAGCTGATGGCCGTTCCTTCTCGCGGAGCTTTCAGACCGAGTTGCAGGTAGAACCCGTGAAGGGGCTCACGGCCAAAGCCGCCTACAAGTACCTCGACGTGCGGACTACCTACGACGGGCAGCTGTTGCCGAAACCCCTGACGGCCCCGCACCGGCTATTTTTTAACGTGGGCTACGCCACAGCATTTGATAAATGGCGCGCCGACTTCACGGTGCAGGGTTTCGGGCAGCGGCCGCTGGCGCACAATCCGGCTTCCATGGGCCACCAACATGGTTCCGGCGAAATGGAACTCCCTTATGCGCCGCGCTTCGCGCTACTCAACACCCAGGTGACTCGCGCCTTCAAACGCTTCGAAGTATATGCCGGGGTTGAGAACCTGACCAACTACCGCCAGCCCAATCCCATCCAGAGCGCCGCCGCCCCGTTTGAGCAGGCTTTTGATGCGGCTATGGTGTGGGGGCCTACGTACGGTCGTCTCACGTATGCCGGCCTGCGCTTCCGGCTGGAATAG
- a CDS encoding heavy-metal-associated domain-containing protein, translated as MKSFKLLFLAVFALLAHTTTAQTTAKAKGPATEQVQLKTSAVCDMCKTRLEKAMAYEKGVQAAVLDVPTQVLTVTYRSDKTTPAALRTAVQKTGYDADSEPAEARAYDRLPDCCKKTNAVH; from the coding sequence ATGAAATCGTTCAAGCTTCTTTTCCTCGCCGTATTCGCTCTGCTTGCGCATACCACCACTGCCCAGACTACTGCGAAGGCCAAAGGCCCGGCCACCGAACAGGTGCAACTCAAGACCTCGGCCGTCTGCGACATGTGCAAAACCCGCCTCGAGAAGGCCATGGCCTACGAAAAAGGCGTGCAGGCCGCTGTGCTTGATGTGCCTACTCAGGTACTCACTGTGACGTACCGCTCCGATAAAACTACGCCGGCAGCCCTGCGCACCGCCGTACAGAAAACCGGCTACGATGCCGACTCCGAGCCTGCTGAGGCCCGCGCCTACGACCGTCTTCCTGACTGCTGCAAGAAGACCAACGCGGTTCACTAA
- a CDS encoding LytR/AlgR family response regulator transcription factor, with product MKITCLLLDDDPLVLDLLQAYVAMTDVLDIKATFTDPLEAHRYLLHNDVQVLFSDVTMPHLSGLDLVRSLHQPPLVVLMTAHPQYAMEGFNLDVIDFLLKPISLDRFLKAVNKVAGILRANSAETDPKQDLLSGWGSFFIRTDAQFVRLHYRDVLYIEALKDFTKINTADGRTHLTLVNLKNLEEQLPPGLFVRTHRSYLVNASRIESISNLEVRVGGHALPLGQTYRERVTERIVNRTLIRRQQP from the coding sequence ATGAAGATTACCTGCCTGCTACTCGATGATGATCCGCTGGTGCTGGACCTGCTGCAGGCGTATGTGGCCATGACTGATGTACTGGATATAAAAGCCACGTTCACAGACCCTTTAGAGGCGCACCGCTACCTGTTGCACAACGACGTACAAGTGCTGTTCTCAGATGTTACCATGCCTCACCTCAGCGGCTTAGATCTGGTACGCTCGCTGCACCAGCCACCGCTGGTTGTCCTGATGACAGCTCATCCGCAGTACGCCATGGAGGGCTTCAACTTGGATGTTATCGACTTTCTGTTGAAGCCTATTTCGCTGGACCGATTTCTGAAAGCCGTAAACAAAGTAGCGGGTATTTTGCGCGCTAATTCTGCTGAAACTGACCCCAAGCAGGATCTGCTTTCGGGCTGGGGGTCGTTTTTTATCCGCACCGATGCGCAGTTTGTGCGCCTTCACTACCGCGACGTACTATATATCGAGGCGCTGAAAGATTTCACCAAAATCAATACCGCCGACGGACGCACTCACTTGACGCTGGTGAATCTTAAAAACCTGGAGGAGCAGCTACCACCTGGCTTATTCGTGCGCACGCACCGCTCCTACCTCGTCAATGCTTCCCGAATTGAGTCTATCAGTAACCTTGAAGTACGGGTTGGAGGGCATGCTCTGCCCTTAGGCCAGACCTATCGGGAGCGGGTTACGGAACGAATTGTCAACCGCACCCTTATCCGACGGCAGCAACCGTAG